A single window of Colletes latitarsis isolate SP2378_abdomen chromosome 11, iyColLati1, whole genome shotgun sequence DNA harbors:
- the LOC143348596 gene encoding PI-PLC X domain-containing protein 2 isoform X2: MTYTINRRNDVGPDEPKYIRALGRYCSFLSKPIIFNWSITQHDVIKDQLNGGIRYLDLRVATKPTNGNIYFLHGLYGSTIYQPLQEVAEWLASHSNEIVVLDFQHFYSFSETDHRHLVDTILRIFQKRLCPIASSFDHITLRRLNLEKYQVIVIYRNAYAKNYSNLWPSGLWLTPWPNTVRVDELVDFLNKELQTRTLKIGFVSQCILTPDVSYVLKHICGTLQRDLVPVCRKVILSWINEKRPGRGGLNIVIADFVSDDNFLFCKTVIESNKRLFNSQYTL; the protein is encoded by the coding sequence ATGACTTACACCATAAATCGACGTAATGACGTGGGGCCCGATGAGCCAAAGTACATCAGGGCTCTCGGCCGTTACTGCTCATTCCTCTCAAAacccattatttttaattggtcTATTACCCAACACGACGTTATCAAGGATCAGCTCAACGGTGGGATCCGATATTTAGACTTACGTGTAGCCACGAAACCAACGAATGGGAATATTTATTTCCTGCACGGCTTGTACGGATCGACGATCTATCAACCGTTGCAGGAAGTGGCAGAATGGTTGGCCTCTCACAGTAATGAAATCGTAGTCTTAGATTTTCAACACTTTTATTCGTTCTCAGAAACGGACCATCGACATCTGGTAGACACAATTCTCCGTATATTTCAGAAAAGGCTATGCCCAATAGCTTCTAGCTTCGATCATATAACACTGCGTCGGCTTAATCTAGAAAAGTATCAAGTGATTGTTATTTACAGAAACGCTTACGCAAAAAATTACTCGAATTTGTGGCCAAGCGGTCTATGGCTTACACCGTGGCCGAACACTGTTCGCGTCGACGAACTCGTTGACTTCTTGAATAAAGAATTGCAGACGCGAACTTTGAAAATTGGTTTCGTGTCGCAGTGTATTTTAACTCCAGACGTTTCTTACGTATTGAAGCACATATGCGGAACACTGCAGAGGGATTTAGTACCAGTATGTAGAAAAGTAATCCTTTCTTGGATAAACGAGAAACGACCTGGTCGGGGCGGATTGAATATTGTTATAGCTGACTTTGTGTCGGACGAtaactttttattttgtaaGACAGTCATCGAATCTAATAAGAGATTGTTCAATTCACAATATACCTTATGA
- the LOC143348593 gene encoding PAT complex subunit CCDC47-like isoform X4, with translation MKLWLVIAHIVLVATNIWVTAHFHEELPEDKEFAEFEDFEEEKPTQSINNHGAEHFKKSNLNQDFEEEDVLIVDNDSEFDHFDEEEFEGVDAAGANNGPKSDEPSTLTITKIPLHLRARWDSFYLEILMIIGLLVYFINYVAGRSKNARIAEMWLVEHKQLLLDNFSLVGDTGKLNEDISENGLVKESQSHYSLYCSGRVGCDSMLIELKLIKRQDLVAVLAQLVRPQNDQALIRIELAKDETDNFVLAVATKRTAMHLTRDMADISVYCPEKRPGEKFGLPSGFYVMSEIAEAASAVLDTRVLQAFTKFAPYIDYVHISDQFSGPKQQEDTTQLTMPDVKRVLLVGLNISIKGRTTNAEGQEKLKLLLQLTFYLLDKLRRFKLSKEGKSKADKNRLRVEEAFLKTTHAARAEAAAQRREERRRAEKERILQEEDPDKQRKWEEKEQRRLTKKRAPRMKQLKEFLDEKWEVCYTRESLEGTIGV, from the exons ATGAAATTGTGGTTAGTAATAGCCCATATTGTACTAGTTGCAACAAATATATGGGTCACGGCACATTTTCACGAAGAACTTCCCGAAGATAAAGAGTTTGCTGAATTTGAAGACTTTGAAGAAGAGAAGCCAACTCAGTCGATTAACAATCATGGAGCAGAACATTTTAAGAAATCAAATCTCAATCAAGATTTTGAGGAGGAAGATGTTTTGATTGTTGATAATGATAGTGAATTTGATCACTTTGACGAAGAAGAGTTCGAAGGAGTAGATGCAGCAGGTGCAAATAATGGCCCAAAAAGCGACGAACCGTCTACATTAACAATTACAAAAATACCACTGCATTTGCGTGCAAGATGGGATAGTTTTTACTTAGAGATACTAATGATCATTGGGCTATTAGTGTACTTTATTAACTATGTAGCAGGGCGTTCAAAGAATGCTCGTATAGCAGAAATGTGGCTGGTAGAGCATAAACAGCTATTGCTCGATAACTTTTCTCTTGTCGGCGATACAGGGAAGTTAAACGAAGATATATCTGAAAATGGTTTGGTAAAAGAGAGTCAATCCCATTACAGTTTGTATTGTTCTGGGAGAGTTGGTTGTGATTCCATGTTAATTgagttaaaattaattaaaaggcAAGATTTAGTAGCAGTGTTGGCACAACTTGTGCGACCTCAAAATGATCAAGCACTTATACGAATAGAATTAGCAAAAGATGAAACGGATAATTTTGTGCTAGCGGTAGCTACAAAACGGACCGCGATGCATTTAACGCGCGATATGGCTGATATCAGTGTTTATTGTCCAGAAAAGAGACCAGGAGAAAAATTTGGTCTTCCATCAGGATTTTATGTAATGTCTGAAATTGCAGAAGCAGCATCAGCTGTTTTAGATACAAGAGTTTTACAAGCATTTACAAAGTTTGCACCATACATAGATTATGTACATATTAGTGACCAATTTAGTGGTCCCAAGCAACAAGA AGACACAACTCAATTAACAATGCCTGATGTAAAAAGAGTTTTACTTGTGGGATTAAATATAAGTATTAAAGGACGTACTACTAACGCCGAGGGTCAAGAAAAATTGAAACTTCTCTTACAACTAACATTTTACTTGTTAGATAAATTACGTCGTTTCAAGCTATCTAAGGAG GGTAAAAGTAAAGCAGATAAAAATAGATTGAGAGTAGAGGAAGCATTCTTAAAAACGACTCATGCCGCTAGAGCCGAAGCAGCTGCGCAGAGGAGAGAAGAACGTCGCAGAGCCGAAAAGGAGCGTATCTTACAGGAAGAGGATCCTGATAAACAAAGGAAATGGGAAGAAAAAGAACAACGAAGACTTACTAAAAAGAGAGCACCTAGAATGAAGCAGCTTAAG GAGTTCCTTGATGAAAAATGGGAGGTTTGCTACACGAGAGAAAGTTTGGAAGGGACAATAGGCGTATGA
- the LOC143348596 gene encoding PI-PLC X domain-containing protein 2 isoform X3 → MEYKNVSPQKAEGKEVASNEELEYWMTRLPEPMKDVPIIHLAIPGSHDTMTYTINRRNDVGPDEPKYIRALGRYCSFLSKPIIFNWSITQHDVIKDQLNGGIRYLDLRVATKPTNGNIYFLHGLYGSTIYQPLQEVAEWLASHSNEIVVLDFQHFYSFSETDHRHLKRLRKKLLEFVAKRSMAYTVAEHCSRRRTR, encoded by the exons ATGGAATACAAAAACGTTTCTCCGCAAAAAGCGGAAGGAAAGGAAGTCGCTTCGAACGAGGAACTAGAGTACTGGATGACTCGACTTCCGGAACCTATGAAGGATGTACCCATAATACACCTGGCGATACCCG GTTCCCACGATACGATGACTTACACCATAAATCGACGTAATGACGTGGGGCCCGATGAGCCAAAGTACATCAGGGCTCTCGGCCGTTACTGCTCATTCCTCTCAAAacccattatttttaattggtcTATTACCCAACACGACGTTATCAAGGATCAGCTCAACGGTGGGATCCGATATTTAGACTTACGTGTAGCCACGAAACCAACGAATGGGAATATTTATTTCCTGCACGGCTTGTACGGATCGACGATCTATCAACCGTTGCAGGAAGTGGCAGAATGGTTGGCCTCTCACAGTAATGAAATCGTAGTCTTAGATTTTCAACACTTTTATTCGTTCTCAGAAACGGACCATCGACATCTG AAACGCTTACGCAAAAAATTACTCGAATTTGTGGCCAAGCGGTCTATGGCTTACACCGTGGCCGAACACTGTTCGCGTCGACGAACTCGTTGA
- the LOC143348596 gene encoding PI-PLC X domain-containing protein 2 isoform X1, with the protein MEYKNVSPQKAEGKEVASNEELEYWMTRLPEPMKDVPIIHLAIPGSHDTMTYTINRRNDVGPDEPKYIRALGRYCSFLSKPIIFNWSITQHDVIKDQLNGGIRYLDLRVATKPTNGNIYFLHGLYGSTIYQPLQEVAEWLASHSNEIVVLDFQHFYSFSETDHRHLVDTILRIFQKRLCPIASSFDHITLRRLNLEKYQVIVIYRNAYAKNYSNLWPSGLWLTPWPNTVRVDELVDFLNKELQTRTLKIGFVSQCILTPDVSYVLKHICGTLQRDLVPVCRKVILSWINEKRPGRGGLNIVIADFVSDDNFLFCKTVIESNKRLFNSQYTL; encoded by the exons ATGGAATACAAAAACGTTTCTCCGCAAAAAGCGGAAGGAAAGGAAGTCGCTTCGAACGAGGAACTAGAGTACTGGATGACTCGACTTCCGGAACCTATGAAGGATGTACCCATAATACACCTGGCGATACCCG GTTCCCACGATACGATGACTTACACCATAAATCGACGTAATGACGTGGGGCCCGATGAGCCAAAGTACATCAGGGCTCTCGGCCGTTACTGCTCATTCCTCTCAAAacccattatttttaattggtcTATTACCCAACACGACGTTATCAAGGATCAGCTCAACGGTGGGATCCGATATTTAGACTTACGTGTAGCCACGAAACCAACGAATGGGAATATTTATTTCCTGCACGGCTTGTACGGATCGACGATCTATCAACCGTTGCAGGAAGTGGCAGAATGGTTGGCCTCTCACAGTAATGAAATCGTAGTCTTAGATTTTCAACACTTTTATTCGTTCTCAGAAACGGACCATCGACATCTGGTAGACACAATTCTCCGTATATTTCAGAAAAGGCTATGCCCAATAGCTTCTAGCTTCGATCATATAACACTGCGTCGGCTTAATCTAGAAAAGTATCAAGTGATTGTTATTTACAGAAACGCTTACGCAAAAAATTACTCGAATTTGTGGCCAAGCGGTCTATGGCTTACACCGTGGCCGAACACTGTTCGCGTCGACGAACTCGTTGACTTCTTGAATAAAGAATTGCAGACGCGAACTTTGAAAATTGGTTTCGTGTCGCAGTGTATTTTAACTCCAGACGTTTCTTACGTATTGAAGCACATATGCGGAACACTGCAGAGGGATTTAGTACCAGTATGTAGAAAAGTAATCCTTTCTTGGATAAACGAGAAACGACCTGGTCGGGGCGGATTGAATATTGTTATAGCTGACTTTGTGTCGGACGAtaactttttattttgtaaGACAGTCATCGAATCTAATAAGAGATTGTTCAATTCACAATATACCTTATGA
- the LOC143348593 gene encoding PAT complex subunit CCDC47-like isoform X1 yields MTLCIVASFVVCKSPSQTSDKMKLWLVIAHIVLVATNIWVTAHFHEELPEDKEFAEFEDFEEEKPTQSINNHGAEHFKKSNLNQDFEEEDVLIVDNDSEFDHFDEEEFEGVDAAGANNGPKSDEPSTLTITKIPLHLRARWDSFYLEILMIIGLLVYFINYVAGRSKNARIAEMWLVEHKQLLLDNFSLVGDTGKLNEDISENGLVKESQSHYSLYCSGRVGCDSMLIELKLIKRQDLVAVLAQLVRPQNDQALIRIELAKDETDNFVLAVATKRTAMHLTRDMADISVYCPEKRPGEKFGLPSGFYVMSEIAEAASAVLDTRVLQAFTKFAPYIDYVHISDQFSGPKQQEDTTQLTMPDVKRVLLVGLNISIKGRTTNAEGQEKLKLLLQLTFYLLDKLRRFKLSKEGKSKADKNRLRVEEAFLKTTHAARAEAAAQRREERRRAEKERILQEEDPDKQRKWEEKEQRRLTKKRAPRMKQLKEFLDEKWEVCYTRESLEGTIGV; encoded by the exons ATGACGTTATGTATCGTGGCTAGTTTCGTAGTGTGCAAGTCACCTTCTCAAACGAGTG ACAAAATGAAATTGTGGTTAGTAATAGCCCATATTGTACTAGTTGCAACAAATATATGGGTCACGGCACATTTTCACGAAGAACTTCCCGAAGATAAAGAGTTTGCTGAATTTGAAGACTTTGAAGAAGAGAAGCCAACTCAGTCGATTAACAATCATGGAGCAGAACATTTTAAGAAATCAAATCTCAATCAAGATTTTGAGGAGGAAGATGTTTTGATTGTTGATAATGATAGTGAATTTGATCACTTTGACGAAGAAGAGTTCGAAGGAGTAGATGCAGCAGGTGCAAATAATGGCCCAAAAAGCGACGAACCGTCTACATTAACAATTACAAAAATACCACTGCATTTGCGTGCAAGATGGGATAGTTTTTACTTAGAGATACTAATGATCATTGGGCTATTAGTGTACTTTATTAACTATGTAGCAGGGCGTTCAAAGAATGCTCGTATAGCAGAAATGTGGCTGGTAGAGCATAAACAGCTATTGCTCGATAACTTTTCTCTTGTCGGCGATACAGGGAAGTTAAACGAAGATATATCTGAAAATGGTTTGGTAAAAGAGAGTCAATCCCATTACAGTTTGTATTGTTCTGGGAGAGTTGGTTGTGATTCCATGTTAATTgagttaaaattaattaaaaggcAAGATTTAGTAGCAGTGTTGGCACAACTTGTGCGACCTCAAAATGATCAAGCACTTATACGAATAGAATTAGCAAAAGATGAAACGGATAATTTTGTGCTAGCGGTAGCTACAAAACGGACCGCGATGCATTTAACGCGCGATATGGCTGATATCAGTGTTTATTGTCCAGAAAAGAGACCAGGAGAAAAATTTGGTCTTCCATCAGGATTTTATGTAATGTCTGAAATTGCAGAAGCAGCATCAGCTGTTTTAGATACAAGAGTTTTACAAGCATTTACAAAGTTTGCACCATACATAGATTATGTACATATTAGTGACCAATTTAGTGGTCCCAAGCAACAAGA AGACACAACTCAATTAACAATGCCTGATGTAAAAAGAGTTTTACTTGTGGGATTAAATATAAGTATTAAAGGACGTACTACTAACGCCGAGGGTCAAGAAAAATTGAAACTTCTCTTACAACTAACATTTTACTTGTTAGATAAATTACGTCGTTTCAAGCTATCTAAGGAG GGTAAAAGTAAAGCAGATAAAAATAGATTGAGAGTAGAGGAAGCATTCTTAAAAACGACTCATGCCGCTAGAGCCGAAGCAGCTGCGCAGAGGAGAGAAGAACGTCGCAGAGCCGAAAAGGAGCGTATCTTACAGGAAGAGGATCCTGATAAACAAAGGAAATGGGAAGAAAAAGAACAACGAAGACTTACTAAAAAGAGAGCACCTAGAATGAAGCAGCTTAAG GAGTTCCTTGATGAAAAATGGGAGGTTTGCTACACGAGAGAAAGTTTGGAAGGGACAATAGGCGTATGA
- the LOC143348593 gene encoding PAT complex subunit CCDC47-like isoform X3, with protein sequence MTLCIVASFVVCKSPSQTSDKMKLWLVIAHIVLVATNIWVTAHFHEELPEDKEFAEFEDFEEEKPTQSINNHGAEHFKKSNLNQDFEEEDVLIVDNDSEFDHFDEEEFEGVDAAGANNGPKSDEPSTLTITKIPLHLRARWDSFYLEILMIIGLLVYFINYVAGRSKNARIAEMWLVEHKQLLLDNFSLVGDTGKLNEDISENGLVKESQSHYSLYCSGRVGCDSMLIELKLIKRQDLVAVLAQLVRPQNDQALIRIELAKDETDNFVLAVATKRTAMHLTRDMADISVYCPEKRPGEKFGLPSGFYVMSEIAEAASAVLDTRVLQAFTKFAPYIDYVHISDQFSGPKQQEDTTQLTMPDVKRVLLVGLNISIKGRTTNAEGQEKLKLLLQLTFYLLDKLRRFKLSKEGKSKADKNRLRVEEAFLKTTHAARAEAAAQRREERRRAEKERILQEEDPDKQRKWEEKEQRRLTKKRAPRMKQLKVKAL encoded by the exons ATGACGTTATGTATCGTGGCTAGTTTCGTAGTGTGCAAGTCACCTTCTCAAACGAGTG ACAAAATGAAATTGTGGTTAGTAATAGCCCATATTGTACTAGTTGCAACAAATATATGGGTCACGGCACATTTTCACGAAGAACTTCCCGAAGATAAAGAGTTTGCTGAATTTGAAGACTTTGAAGAAGAGAAGCCAACTCAGTCGATTAACAATCATGGAGCAGAACATTTTAAGAAATCAAATCTCAATCAAGATTTTGAGGAGGAAGATGTTTTGATTGTTGATAATGATAGTGAATTTGATCACTTTGACGAAGAAGAGTTCGAAGGAGTAGATGCAGCAGGTGCAAATAATGGCCCAAAAAGCGACGAACCGTCTACATTAACAATTACAAAAATACCACTGCATTTGCGTGCAAGATGGGATAGTTTTTACTTAGAGATACTAATGATCATTGGGCTATTAGTGTACTTTATTAACTATGTAGCAGGGCGTTCAAAGAATGCTCGTATAGCAGAAATGTGGCTGGTAGAGCATAAACAGCTATTGCTCGATAACTTTTCTCTTGTCGGCGATACAGGGAAGTTAAACGAAGATATATCTGAAAATGGTTTGGTAAAAGAGAGTCAATCCCATTACAGTTTGTATTGTTCTGGGAGAGTTGGTTGTGATTCCATGTTAATTgagttaaaattaattaaaaggcAAGATTTAGTAGCAGTGTTGGCACAACTTGTGCGACCTCAAAATGATCAAGCACTTATACGAATAGAATTAGCAAAAGATGAAACGGATAATTTTGTGCTAGCGGTAGCTACAAAACGGACCGCGATGCATTTAACGCGCGATATGGCTGATATCAGTGTTTATTGTCCAGAAAAGAGACCAGGAGAAAAATTTGGTCTTCCATCAGGATTTTATGTAATGTCTGAAATTGCAGAAGCAGCATCAGCTGTTTTAGATACAAGAGTTTTACAAGCATTTACAAAGTTTGCACCATACATAGATTATGTACATATTAGTGACCAATTTAGTGGTCCCAAGCAACAAGA AGACACAACTCAATTAACAATGCCTGATGTAAAAAGAGTTTTACTTGTGGGATTAAATATAAGTATTAAAGGACGTACTACTAACGCCGAGGGTCAAGAAAAATTGAAACTTCTCTTACAACTAACATTTTACTTGTTAGATAAATTACGTCGTTTCAAGCTATCTAAGGAG GGTAAAAGTAAAGCAGATAAAAATAGATTGAGAGTAGAGGAAGCATTCTTAAAAACGACTCATGCCGCTAGAGCCGAAGCAGCTGCGCAGAGGAGAGAAGAACGTCGCAGAGCCGAAAAGGAGCGTATCTTACAGGAAGAGGATCCTGATAAACAAAGGAAATGGGAAGAAAAAGAACAACGAAGACTTACTAAAAAGAGAGCACCTAGAATGAAGCAGCTTAAGGTGAAAGCATTATGA
- the LOC143348593 gene encoding PAT complex subunit CCDC47-like isoform X2, with product MTLCIVASFVVCKSPSQTSDKMKLWLVIAHIVLVATNIWVTAHFHEELPEDKEFAEFEDFEEEKPTQSINNHGAEHFKKSNLNQDFEEEDVLIVDNDSEFDHFDEEEFEGVDAAGANNGPKSDEPSTLTITKIPLHLRARWDSFYLEILMIIGLLVYFINYVAGRSKNARIAEMWLVEHKQLLLDNFSLVGDTGKLNEDISENGLVKESQSHYSLYCSGRVGCDSMLIELKLIKRQDLVAVLAQLVRPQNDQALIRIELAKDETDNFVLAVATKRTAMHLTRDMADISVYCPEKRPGEKFGLPSGFYVMSEIAEAASAVLDTRVLQAFTKFAPYIDYVHISDQFSGPKQQEDTTQLTMPDVKRVLLVGLNISIKGRTTNAEGQEKLKLLLQLTFYLLDKLRRFKLSKEGKSKADKNRLRVEEAFLKTTHAARAEAAAQRREERRRAEKERILQEEDPDKQRKWEEKEQRRLTKKRAPRMKQLKSLKPP from the exons ATGACGTTATGTATCGTGGCTAGTTTCGTAGTGTGCAAGTCACCTTCTCAAACGAGTG ACAAAATGAAATTGTGGTTAGTAATAGCCCATATTGTACTAGTTGCAACAAATATATGGGTCACGGCACATTTTCACGAAGAACTTCCCGAAGATAAAGAGTTTGCTGAATTTGAAGACTTTGAAGAAGAGAAGCCAACTCAGTCGATTAACAATCATGGAGCAGAACATTTTAAGAAATCAAATCTCAATCAAGATTTTGAGGAGGAAGATGTTTTGATTGTTGATAATGATAGTGAATTTGATCACTTTGACGAAGAAGAGTTCGAAGGAGTAGATGCAGCAGGTGCAAATAATGGCCCAAAAAGCGACGAACCGTCTACATTAACAATTACAAAAATACCACTGCATTTGCGTGCAAGATGGGATAGTTTTTACTTAGAGATACTAATGATCATTGGGCTATTAGTGTACTTTATTAACTATGTAGCAGGGCGTTCAAAGAATGCTCGTATAGCAGAAATGTGGCTGGTAGAGCATAAACAGCTATTGCTCGATAACTTTTCTCTTGTCGGCGATACAGGGAAGTTAAACGAAGATATATCTGAAAATGGTTTGGTAAAAGAGAGTCAATCCCATTACAGTTTGTATTGTTCTGGGAGAGTTGGTTGTGATTCCATGTTAATTgagttaaaattaattaaaaggcAAGATTTAGTAGCAGTGTTGGCACAACTTGTGCGACCTCAAAATGATCAAGCACTTATACGAATAGAATTAGCAAAAGATGAAACGGATAATTTTGTGCTAGCGGTAGCTACAAAACGGACCGCGATGCATTTAACGCGCGATATGGCTGATATCAGTGTTTATTGTCCAGAAAAGAGACCAGGAGAAAAATTTGGTCTTCCATCAGGATTTTATGTAATGTCTGAAATTGCAGAAGCAGCATCAGCTGTTTTAGATACAAGAGTTTTACAAGCATTTACAAAGTTTGCACCATACATAGATTATGTACATATTAGTGACCAATTTAGTGGTCCCAAGCAACAAGA AGACACAACTCAATTAACAATGCCTGATGTAAAAAGAGTTTTACTTGTGGGATTAAATATAAGTATTAAAGGACGTACTACTAACGCCGAGGGTCAAGAAAAATTGAAACTTCTCTTACAACTAACATTTTACTTGTTAGATAAATTACGTCGTTTCAAGCTATCTAAGGAG GGTAAAAGTAAAGCAGATAAAAATAGATTGAGAGTAGAGGAAGCATTCTTAAAAACGACTCATGCCGCTAGAGCCGAAGCAGCTGCGCAGAGGAGAGAAGAACGTCGCAGAGCCGAAAAGGAGCGTATCTTACAGGAAGAGGATCCTGATAAACAAAGGAAATGGGAAGAAAAAGAACAACGAAGACTTACTAAAAAGAGAGCACCTAGAATGAAGCAGCTTAAG AGTCTGAAGCCGCCTTAA